One Alkalinema sp. FACHB-956 genomic region harbors:
- a CDS encoding glutamine amidotransferase: MSKLLVIKTGTTMADLREQRGDFEQWIIDAMGMANHEVIVVDVSQGEELPEYHQINGVAITGSHAMVTEHRDWSEYTAEWLQIVAEKQIPTIGICYGHQLLAYALGGKVDFNPKGREVGTIAVTLQPAAQTDPLFRGLPDTIAVQLSHRQAVLELPEQVEWLASSAMAENQAFRYGEVVWGTQFHPEFDRHITQAYTEYAREGLQAEGFNADEIYHSIQETPIGLEIMQRFAAIVR; encoded by the coding sequence ATGTCCAAACTGTTGGTGATTAAGACAGGAACCACAATGGCCGATCTGCGGGAGCAGCGGGGAGACTTTGAACAATGGATTATTGATGCCATGGGAATGGCTAACCACGAAGTCATCGTCGTCGATGTGAGTCAGGGGGAGGAATTGCCTGAATACCATCAGATTAATGGCGTTGCGATTACTGGATCCCATGCAATGGTCACAGAACATCGCGACTGGAGCGAATACACCGCAGAATGGCTACAAATCGTAGCCGAAAAGCAAATTCCCACGATCGGGATTTGCTACGGCCATCAATTGCTTGCCTATGCCCTGGGCGGGAAAGTTGATTTTAATCCGAAGGGTCGGGAAGTGGGCACGATCGCGGTGACCTTACAACCCGCCGCGCAGACTGATCCCTTATTCCGGGGTTTACCGGACACGATCGCGGTACAACTGAGTCACCGTCAAGCGGTTTTGGAACTGCCGGAGCAGGTGGAATGGTTAGCTTCCAGCGCCATGGCAGAGAATCAAGCCTTCCGCTACGGGGAAGTGGTATGGGGCACCCAATTTCATCCGGAATTCGATCGTCACATTACCCAAGCCTACACAGAATACGCCCGAGAAGGACTCCAAGCAGAAGGATTTAACGCCGATGAGATTTACCACAGCATCCAGGAAACGCCGATCGGCCTAGAGATCATGCAGCGGTTTGCCGCGATCGTTCGATAA